CCTTCGTGTTCCCGGGCCTAGGGTTTCCTTTCCTGGGCATTTGTTCATGCTTTTTGATTTCAGCTTTTGATCTGTTAATAGAGTGAGGATGCCTTCGCTTTCCGAAAAGGAGCTACAAGAGCGGCTTGCCTCAGCTGGGAAGAGTCTTGCTCAGCCTCCTGCGTCGCTCGATGAACTCCTCCCTCTCCTCGATGTAAGTTCCCTTGCTGATTGCCTTGCATTTATTTCGGCGTTTAATTTGCTATATGCTTACTAGTTACACTAATTATTGCAATCACTGCTTTCATTCACTGCTCTGCGCGTTTCTGCCAATTATTTTGTAATTTCTGTATGTTATTCTGTTGATTCTCTcgaaattctctctctctctctctctctctctctctctctctctctctctttctctacgCGCGCGcgcgtgtgtgtgtgttatatatgtttatatatataagCTTAACTGAATGATGCAATGAGTTTATACGGATGACTCATGAGAAAAAGAGAATTTTGATGGATCTTGATTATTTCAGCTGCGTATATGCTAGTAGTTACTTTACCATAGTTCTGCACCAAAATTTATTGGCCTTTTTTGCTCTTGAGATTGTCGATTTGGTTATCAATGCTGACCTTACCTTTGTTCTCCTTGCTAATACTGCTAACATACAAAAAATGACTCTTGACACACTCAGTTTTTTCGTGTTGCATTTTTGTTTGAAACTACTGCTTGGTTCTCTAATATTCTGGGGTTTACCTCTACTTTCTGTGCCATAGATTAACTTATATGCTGAAACTATGACTATTCTTTTATCACTTCTTTCTATTGGTGATTGAGGCCACATGAGCTGTGGAGAACATGTTCTAATATGAGTGTTAACAAAATATATGGCCTTATATACGACTTCCCAAATATTTTGAAGAATTTCAGTCTTGCGATTCAtgttaatattttgaagaaTTCCAGTCTTTTTTTAAATTCACATGCATAATTTCATGTggtttacttttttcttttatattcatATAGAGAAAGAAATGAATGTGAACTCATTAAAGTTTCTCCTACTCCCTTTTAATCTTGATTTTATTATATGATTTAAGGAAGTCGAGCAACTTCTATCAAAAGTGGAGCAGTCTCCTCCGAAAACTATGCAAGCTTCTCTTAATCCACTCACGAAGGTGCTCGTCACTACGTCACTCTTAGAGCATTCCGATATTGACGTAAAAGTAGGTGTAGCTTCGTGCATCAGTGAGATAACCAGGATCACTGCTCCGGATGCTCCATATAATGATGAGAAAATGAAGGTTGAtatcttctatactctctctttctcctctttCTCCCACCCACACCAAACACACTCTCACACTCTCCATCTGTCTTGGTTTTGGTTGTGACACTTGATTTGGTTTCAGGATGTCTTTCGATTGATTGTATCATCCTTTGAGGGTTTGGCAGACGTTTCCAGCAGATCATATGAAAAGAGAGCCACTATACTAGAAACTGTGGCCAAAGTAAGGTCATGTGTCATCATGCTGGATTTAGAATGTGATCAGATGATTGTTGACATGTTTCAACACTTCCTGAAAGCTATTAGGTAATTTCCATGTATGCTGAACCACTACTACCATCTCCTCTTTCACTCTTCTCTTTCACTTCATTCTCCTGTGGGACAAGGCAAGTGGTAGATCTGGATTGCACTATGTTAGTTTTTATGCAGTCTAattcaatataaattttagaatGCAAAATGTTAGGTGATTTCTTAAGTTATGCATATAAGTTTTGTAAGTTTTAGAAAGCAAAATGATAGGTGATTTCTTAAGTTATGCATATAAGTTTTCTGTTTCCAGGTTTCTAGTTTCTAATGATTTATGTTTTAGATGGGAACTCATTCCTGCTTGAAGTGCTTATGTCCTGCTATTTTTCTCCTTCACAGAAGTTATCATTCTGCAAGCATTAACACAAACATGGAGACTATTATGACTCTTGTCATAGAAGAAAGTGAAGATATATCCACAGATCTGCTTGCTCCAATTTTGGCTACCTTGAGAAGCAACAATAAGGTCAGTTTCTGGGGCATTATTACCAACTTTTCTATCCCATTTTCCAGAGGTACTGACAGAAATACATTGACAGGCTGCTTCAGCAATTGCTAAGAAATTGGCTGAGAGAGTGATTCAGAATTCAGCTGACAAGCTTAGACCTTATTTACAACAAGCAGTAAAATCTTTAGGAActtcattcaatgaatatagtGAAGTTGTGGCCTCTGTGTGCCGAGAGAACACTGATACTGTTGGGCATAGTAATGAGAGCATCTCAAAAAACCAGCCGGTATGATTCaattcatttatcaatatagtTTGTGTTTTATGTAAATTTTGAGATCTTTGGCTGTTGCTTGTAGCCACTATAATGTTAATTTATTACTGCTGTTTGCCTTGTGCTTCTTTAGTTGTGGATTTAAGCTGCATTAATAATATTATCGTTGATCTATTTTGCAAAAAATGTGATGTCTACCTGGGCCCTCttctgatttaattaattatggtgCATATGCTTCATTTCATCCTATGATTTTGGTCCATTGTGTGGCTGTGTTGGTACACATGATGTTTTGAAGTTTATGTAGCAGTATGTCTGACTTTTTTCCTCTAAATTCGGTAAAGTATAAAACCTGTGGCTTGGCTTGTTGTTGAGATTTTTTATCTGCCGACCCTCGTAATTATTGATGCTCTATGATACTCTCTGTTTTAGGTGGTTAAGGAAAAGTGTACCAGTGCTTCTCCAGCTCAGGATCCAGGAACTCCGGTATGTATGTTTATGTAATGGTTTAGAGGTTTGCTCGTTTAGTTAATACAATAACTAAAGCTTTTTCTTAATGCGTGGGTTACCCTTAGAGCCTCCCCCTTCCCACAAAAACACAACAATATGTGGACTAGCTGCAATATCAAAACTCTGAATTTCTTTACTGCAATGTTCTCCATGCTCGAGTAATTTTTTTCCATGGATTGTTAAATTATCTTTTTGTTGTGGTTTTGTTCCATGCTTGAGCATTTAATCCATGGTTTCATTGCTATTAtcttgtactttttaaatttcattTAACCTCATTTATGTTCTGATTGAAACAATAGAAATGAGTTGGATTAAAAAGGTTATCTCAATTTGAGCAATTGAACTTTTAACAATCTTCTACAGTTCATGTTACTAAATGTCTAAATCCTTGCCAGTCTTAACTCCAGTTTATTTGCTTTATAAACATTGGAGTTTTTTGCTGTTCAGTAGATAATTGCAATACACCACTGTTGTGAGCAGGTTGCTCAGGATGATAGGGAAGGGACCAACTATCATGAAAAAGACTCCACTACTATCAGATCACCAAAGTCAGTTGTGAGTAATGGTATCAATGAGACTGGGACCAATAAAATTACTACCGAGGAAAATTCTTCAAACAAGGTTGATTCTGAAGGCCAACTTGATGCAAAGTCAACAGTCAAAGATGAATCTGATGACCACGATGCACAGGAACCTGAGAAGTTGGAAGCAGAAGCTGAAGTTGAAAAGGTGCAGACTGAGGCAGAAAACCATGATACTCCAGATAAAGATGTACATACTTCTCCAATTGAAGTTATACCCGTTGAAGCTGCTGAATCTCTGGACAAAGGAGAGGACAGAAGTGTTGAGGCTGTCACTGAAGCATCTAAGCCAGTTGAGGCTCACTCTGAAGTGTCTAAACTTGTTGAGGCTGTCACTGAAGCATCTCCGGCACAAAGTGGCAGCCACCCTGATGAGAACCTATCTGAAACAGAGGTTAAGGAAACAAAGGAAGAAAAGTTTGTTGATGAAGAGATGGTATCCGTTGATACTGCTCCTAAGAAAGCATCTGAAGAAGAATCCATTTCAGAAGTAAAGAAGCAGCGGTGCTCAGGAAAAAAGCGAACCGATGACTCGTCTGACAAGGATAAAGCATTGACTGAAGAAGCTGTATCAAAGAATGATGATGGCTGTGCAAGTGATTCAGAAGCAAGAACACTGGACCAGGCAGAAGAGCCGAAGGATGCTAGTAATAAGAAAGCGCATGGATCAGCATTGAAGAAGCAGCAGCGCTCAAGAAAAAAGCGAACGGATGACTTGTCTGACAAGGATAAAGCATTGACTGAAGAAGTTGCATCAAAGAACGATGATGGCTGCGCAAGTGATTCAGAAGCAAGAACACTGGACCAGGCCGAAAAGCCTAAGGGTGCTAGTAATAAGAAAGGGTATGGGTCAGCATTGAAGAAGCAGCAGCGCTCAGGAAAAAAACAAACTGATGACTCGTCTGACAAGGATAAAGCTTTGACTGAAGAAGTGGCATCAAAGAACAATGCAAGTGATTCAGAAGCAAGATCACTGGACCAGGCAGAAAAACCGAAGGATGCTAGTAATAAGAAAGAGTATGGATCAGCATCGAAGAAGGAAGATGTAAAAAAGAGTGGGCGTGGCAAACCTACCTCTGAAAAAGAGACCCCAAAACCTTCAGCAAGGAAGAACCAGGGGAAAGTAAGTTGGGGTCCTCCagaattatttattagtttctACTTACTCTGATAAAACATTCTCTCATCTATCTCGTATTTCTTATTGTAGGACACAGTTACTCCGCGCAAATCCCAGTCAAAACCCACAAAACATGAAGGAGTTCAGGAAGACACTCCAAGAACAAGCACCAAGAGAAAAAATACTCCTGGCAAAGAGAAAGTATGAAATTATATACTTTTGGTGCTGTTCAACTTTTAATGCTACTGACGTTTTGCAGTTTATCTCACCAACATACATTTGCATCCAAAAATGTTACTTCTGAATGCAACTCAGACCATTGTACTAATTCTGGTTAATTATTGCTTGTCCAGGCATCTGACCTAGAGCATGGGGAGAATTTGGTTGGTTCGAAGGTTAAAGTGTTTTGGCCAAAAGATAAAGAGTAAGTGATTCTCTTATATTTCTTATAGGGCTTCAATGTGATTGATAACACAATGAGAACatcttttgattttttgctCCTTATCGCCAGGTATTATGAGGGTGTGATTGCTTCATTTGATTCTGCCAAGAAAAAGCATAGGGTCAGTGCAAGAGTTAGATGTTGCATTTTGTCTTTGTTGTTTTGATTTATAAACCCTAACCTGGCTTCTAACTTCCATCCCAAGTAGGTTTTGTATAATGATGGCGATGAAGAGATATTGAACCTCAAAAAAGAGCAGTGGGATTTTCTTGATGATGTGGTTTCAAATGGGGTAAGCGACTTTCAATTTTCTTGACCAGATAGTAACTTCCTAATTTTATTCATAGTTGCATTCTATAGTCTCTACTTCCTCGGCTAAGTCTTCACATTTTCTGTAAACAGGGCCAGGATGTTGAACATTCAAGTCATGATACTTCCTCTGATGTGTAAGTTTCAATCCTCACTAATGCTTTAACTTTGATTGAGTATATTCAGTTATCTCACCTGTCATCTCAAATTTATAGCTTTCTATATTGGATATGGTTTGAGATTTGATAGCCTGTAAAATTGTATGCGCTACTTTAGTTACCGGTTTTATTGAAAGTATTCTTTTCCACCAGACAAGTAATAAAGAGGAAGGCTAACATGAGTTCTGAAACAACAAGCAAACGCCAAAAGGTGGAGGGTTCAGCTAAAAGGTCTGTTTCCCTTGCTCTCAATCTCCTCATGAAGCAATTACAACGATTATTCTAAGAGTAACAAAAGACCGTTTTTTCTTTTCCAGCAAACAGAAAGATACTCCAACAAAAACTGGCAGCATCTCTAAGGATGATGGAAAAGCAGAGTCAGGGTCCAAAGGAAACTCCCAGAAGGCCAGTAAAAAATCTGCGGATAATAGATCTAAAGATCAATCTCAGAAATCTGGGGGCACTGTTCAAGTTGATTCTGCCAAAGCATCCGGGAAATCCAAAGAGGAGGATGTCAGCAAAAACTCTAGTCAGACGAAACAAGACAACCTACGAACTCCAAAGTCAAAGGGCAAAACCACACCTGGTGGCAAGACCCTTGGTTCTGCAAAATCAACGAAATCTAGCACATCGAAGGTGAAAGAAGCTGATCAGAAGAAGGAAAAAACACCTGATACTGCAAAATCAACAGAAACAGCAGCCAAAGGGAAAGCCACAGATTCTGCCAAATCACGAGAAGGTGATGCTAAGGTTGGAAAGAAGCGAAAGAAGTGAATTATATCTTGGCGTGGTTCCCCTCTGGGGTGAGTTGTCTTTTTTCACATATCAAGTTACTCTGTAGACTTTCCTACCATTGTAGGCTAAGTTAGACTTGGATAATGTCAACTGCCATAGCTTTAGCATTTGTCATTGTAGTTGGTAGTGGTTATGTTGGAGGTAGTTACTTCTGGTgttggtgttttttttttctttctaaatcTAGAACATTTGTCATCATCTTTTGGTGTTGGTTATTTTCGTTCGTACATTAATTATGGTAATCGACAATAGTTCGACCAGTTCATGTAACATATAAGTGCAATATTTGGGGTGAATCTTTCACCAGAGATGATTATggtgaaattgaatttgaagtaATGCTTTAAGGTTTTCTGGAGATGAATGTGTTCAGTGTGATTATTCACTTATTTGCTTGTAACTTGTTGAACTTTTGTCAAATTCTAATTTTGTATACCGACATTAAAATCCGTttggaaataattaaattattgatttgttctgattttgcaGCAAATGTAGGTTTTGCTTGCATATGCGTTAACATACCTTTACTTAATACTAAATGGTACTATTATTTAATGTTATATGGATTGTATATTGATAAAATTATCTATAAAATCACGAAAAATGTCTACATGAAGGGGACAACTTGTAGGTtcgagaaataaaaataaaataattattacgTACTACTTGCTCaatttattcttattttgtTTGCTCAATATTATCGCTATATAACAAAGTATTCACTTCCCAAACCAAATTACAAAGGAAAAACTTGTAGTGGTATTGTTTTGGTCTTTCCTTATCAATGCACTAATATAAAAACAACCTAATATAAGTCTCATcaaaatgtaaattttttactactactagttaggaccaaaatcaaaatataactaaaatCAAAAGTTTCAAACATTAGttcaagcccaaaagtgacttaAACTAATCAATGAAATTTCAAGTCCAAAAATGACGTAaactcaacaaaaaaaaatgacgtAAACTCAACAATAGAACTAGAACATGAAATAGCCTAACAAATATTACTAGCAAAAACACCAACAAATTAAACTTTACTGATCCGTCCTAACAAAAGTCAGTGTTACTCTGCGTTAAATGGACACGGAGCAACACAATTAAGCAAAAATTATAAGCTACTACCATACTTTACTAAAAACTCAAACATAGAAGAAGTATATTAGTTGATCAACTCCTTATGAGTTCTCGAGCAACTTCATCGATCTCCTCATCGCCCTTCAACGCGAGCTTCATCTTAACCTCATCCACATTCGCCCTCACACCATCTTCCACCACGACACGATTGATCACCGCAGCAACTGTCTCAGCATTCAGCCTCCCATCTCCGTCTCTCAGCACCTCCTCCCCCGCACCTATCTCTTCGACTAGCCTAGCGTTGATGGGCTGGTCCAGATGCATTGGCACCGCGATGATAGGAACCCCAAACTTGAAGCTCTCCATCACAGAGTTCCAACCACAATGGCTCACAAAGCCTCCCACATTTGGATGCACTAGGATCCTTGTCTGTGGGGCCCAGCCTTGTACAATCTTCGCCCTATCCCCAACCTTGTCAAGAAATCCTTCCGGAAGCTTCTCTTTGAGAACCACCTCATGAGTTTCCGAAAACCTGACAACCCAAATGAAGTTAGCTTTGGATTGTAGCAAACCATGAGCAATCCCTTCCATGTCCTCCTTGCTAAGGAAGTACTCGCTCCCAAATGAGACGAAAACAGTCGATTTCGCCTCTTTCTGATCCAGCCAAGACAACAGCTCTAATGAGAGCTTGTGATCAGGCTCCTGAACAACTGGGACAAACCTCTTCCCAGTCAAACGATACGCATACTCGATGTATCTCCCTTCGATCTCTCTGGACCCCTTGATGAGGACGATCTCCCAAGACATGTGAACTCCCGCAGAGCCCTTTTCCCTCTCCTTACAGTCCCTGGCGTTGGCCAGCAGCTCGTCCATGAAACGAGACTCGTAGGCACGGAACCTGATGTTCTCGCAGCGTCCGGGTCGTTGAAGTGGTGGAACATGAAACTGGTCATGACAGAGCTGCTGGAGATGAATATGACAGATGGGATGTTCATGGCCTCGGCCAGCGGAGGGGCCCACGGCTGGAGGAAGTTGAAGATGAGAAGGTCGGGCTTGTGTGGTTTTAGAGATCAGTCGAAGTTGATGTGACTGATCAGTTTTGCAAATGCAAACAGTAAGAGTGGCCGGAAATAAGAGATCGAGTAGAAAGAGCTGGAGAGATGTACCGTTTTCAGCAAAGCAGATCGACAAGTAAAATGGAAGGAGGGCAATAGAAACGAGTACACTTCACTTCTGTGTGATACTTCTATTTTATGCTGTCACAAGATAATGTTACGATTTAAATGTAATTTGCTCATAATTAGTTACTATTGCAtgattttaatgtaaatttagaaataataatactattatgcattttataattaaaaaatcaatttcagtagagtagagaaagaataaaataatgatttcattttaaaaaatgaagcaTCTTTACAAGAACAGTCAAAATAGAGTAGTTAACAGTAGTAATTAAGGATTAATACTACAATGTAACCAATTAATCAAATCGTTTCGTTATTATCATTAGCCACTAGTGTTAAATTAAGAGATTAATTATAGTTTTGTATGCGTAACCAATAGGAACAAGACCAAAGGCCCAAAAATCGACGAGGCTTGGGAACTTAAAAAAATCTCAAGCAAGATGTAAACCCAACCGCAATTCAGTGAACAAGAACTGATCGGCACTAGGAATGTACCAAAATAGTATATGATTTTTAAGGACTAGGAATTGGACGCCTATAGATACTCATTCCTATCATGTTGTGCTACAGATTAAACATACATACACACAATCGcaaattttcttaatctttaGATGATGACCCAAGTTTTTAACAGGGTACCAAATATTATCACCATGGGGACACCATTACAATTTCAATCTCACATGTGTGTGACCAAACAATAGATCCAGAGCATGCCAAGAAGATATGTACAACAATATTCTCAGCTCCAGATCAACCCAAAACCGCTCCGAGTCGATGCAAAACTCCCACTTACTTGGTCCAccagtaaattaaaattaaaattaaaaacgtGCACACAGATGCAACTAAGGAGAGTATGATGGTGTCCATGgactttttcttctttattgATGAGAGAATGTTATTCACCTGCACAATATCAAGAAAGCTTGGTCTTTCATTTTATGTCCAGCATATCTGGGATTTTTATCATTTCAAGTGTGCAGTGTGATTTTTGCTGGATAGCCACATTTAGTTGTTTTACTTACCGTTGGAAGATGGCTTCCCACATTACTAAGCTTCGAATTAATGCCCCCAAATGTGGAGCGCTGGAAGACTAGGGACTTCAATGTTTCTTGAGCTTGAGATATCACAGAGTCCACCTACAGGAAAACGAAGAGTTAACTCGGAGAAAAAACAAATACAGATCCATATACATATTGTAACCTACCAATTCAGAATTTGGATTATGAACATCTTTTACATGATTTGGCATCATATTATGAAATACTAGTATCTAATATCTTAATTGGAATCCGAATAATGTAATTTGAGAACTACATGCACCCAGTTTCCATTCGGCCAACTTATCCAGTTATTAAGGCTCATGCTAACCAAGATAAGCTCGCATGGTAATATTGTGAATCAAAGCAGGTATTTGTATGATATACACATCATCAGATAATGCTCTCTCACTTTATCAGTACCTTCAGAGTTCTTCATTACCAAGCAACCATGCCTGTCTAATACGATGTGTAATCACATTTTGTATTCTTTGGCGTAAACAGGACCTCCACATTACCCTTACGATATGCCTAGCAATATAGCATGAGTAATTTTTAAGGTCTATATCTTGCCATCAGGCAAACATGTAGTGTCCCCCAAAGCCAACCCAGTAGCTTTTTCAGATGCAACAAAGAAAAATCGGTTCCCATAATCTTCGTATTCTTTTGGTGGCAGTTCATGACTCATGAGGCCAACATCATTTCACCTATAGCACTACATAGACAAGGCTACCCATTACCTGGCTGGAATTTCTATGGAGAGAAGCACGTTCCTTGAGAAGAGCTTGATCATAAGAACCACCAACTTCTTCAAGGTCTAATCTTGAACGGTCAAACTCCCTAAAATCCTCAAGAAGTGATGCATGCTCTTTTTTAGCTCTATGAATGGAATGAAGTCGCTTGAACTCCTATGGAACCAAAAAAAAGGCACTTTAAGCAACATGGAATTCTTAATCAGCCATATGAAAGATGAAGAAGCTAAAAAACACAAGACAATACTGAATAagagtaatgaacatacaaaatttaaatgaaCAGCTCAGAAATGCCAAGATCAAAGAATTATACAGGCGAGGTTTTAGGTTTACACTTTACAACATTATCCACACCGTCTTATGTCACTACTTCTACAAGATTATTATGCAAAAAATCTTCATCTGGAACATAGCATAGAAATTCAGACTGATAGCTTAGCTCCAGAAGAGCAACCTCACAATTCAAAGCCAAGCCAAGCCAAGCCATACACACAGAACGCATTCTTAAACACTGAGATGACAAGACAATTGCAAACCTGAGTAAGATCCTGAAGGATTTCCTGATGTCGTGTCAATGTATGAGAAAAGATCTCTGATCCACCAGATGAAACCCACGCTTGCATTTGGACATTAACTTGCTGAAGCTGTTTCAGGAGATGATCGATTCCAGACTCCAAATCATTATCGTTACATGATTCAACCTTTGTTGAGACTAACTTGCGATACAAGTGCATCTGTTCATCCAGCTGAGTTTCAAGTTTCCTCGCCTGTTTAGACGCAAGCACAGGACAGAAACAACCATATATCAAACAAAGTGAAATCGATGATGCAGCTAAATAGTATATGAAGAATTAGATCCAGAATCGAATCGCacaaaatgataataatattcacAATGCAGCGGAGGAGTCATCACAATTGATAAGAGTGAGCAAAGCGGCAGTCATTAAAGATGATATCCGCAAATCGTAATTGAATTGTACATTTGCAGACTAGGCTATGTAGGAACCACCAGTCCACCACTAAACATCACAAATCTGATCATGCCGATTGTAGCCCTAAAATCTAGATTCTAGTGGATTAAATGAAATTGCGACGAAGGAGGAGAAAATAGTCAAAAAGAATTGAGATAGATACCTGTTTGCGCAAGGAGTCCCAAGAGGCGGGAGGATCCATTCTGAGTCAGAATTCAGATGTGTGGCTGATGAATTGTATTGCAGGAGGGGAATTGAAGTGGAGAAAGGTCAAAATCCAGGTTTGGGAAGAGGATAAACGTGAAAATGAAGGAAATGGGTGTTTGTTTGAGCGTGAGCGAATTGTCAACCACTACCGCTGCTACGGCCACCACTCTACGCCGGTTCgcccccctctctctcccttCTTGAACTCTAATTCAaccctttttattttcttagcaATTTAC
This portion of the Salvia splendens isolate huo1 chromosome 10, SspV2, whole genome shotgun sequence genome encodes:
- the LOC121751997 gene encoding nucleolar protein dao-5-like produces the protein MPSLSEKELQERLASAGKSLAQPPASLDELLPLLDEVEQLLSKVEQSPPKTMQASLNPLTKVLVTTSLLEHSDIDVKVGVASCISEITRITAPDAPYNDEKMKDVFRLIVSSFEGLADVSSRSYEKRATILETVAKVRSCVIMLDLECDQMIVDMFQHFLKAIRSYHSASINTNMETIMTLVIEESEDISTDLLAPILATLRSNNKAASAIAKKLAERVIQNSADKLRPYLQQAVKSLGTSFNEYSEVVASVCRENTDTVGHSNESISKNQPVVKEKCTSASPAQDPGTPVAQDDREGTNYHEKDSTTIRSPKSVVSNGINETGTNKITTEENSSNKVDSEGQLDAKSTVKDESDDHDAQEPEKLEAEAEVEKVQTEAENHDTPDKDVHTSPIEVIPVEAAESLDKGEDRSVEAVTEASKPVEAHSEVSKLVEAVTEASPAQSGSHPDENLSETEVKETKEEKFVDEEMVSVDTAPKKASEEESISEVKKQRCSGKKRTDDSSDKDKALTEEAVSKNDDGCASDSEARTLDQAEEPKDASNKKAHGSALKKQQRSRKKRTDDLSDKDKALTEEVASKNDDGCASDSEARTLDQAEKPKGASNKKGYGSALKKQQRSGKKQTDDSSDKDKALTEEVASKNNASDSEARSLDQAEKPKDASNKKEYGSASKKEDVKKSGRGKPTSEKETPKPSARKNQGKDTVTPRKSQSKPTKHEGVQEDTPRTSTKRKNTPGKEKASDLEHGENLVGSKVKVFWPKDKEYYEGVIASFDSAKKKHRVLYNDGDEEILNLKKEQWDFLDDVVSNGGQDVEHSSHDTSSDVQVIKRKANMSSETTSKRQKVEGSAKSKQKDTPTKTGSISKDDGKAESGSKGNSQKASKKSADNRSKDQSQKSGGTVQVDSAKASGKSKEEDVSKNSSQTKQDNLRTPKSKGKTTPGGKTLGSAKSTKSSTSKVKEADQKKEKTPDTAKSTETAAKGKATDSAKSREGDAKVGKKRKK
- the LOC121750317 gene encoding Golgi SNAP receptor complex member 1-1-like, which produces MDPPASWDSLRKQARKLETQLDEQMHLYRKLVSTKVESCNDNDLESGIDHLLKQLQQVNVQMQAWVSSGGSEIFSHTLTRHQEILQDLTQEFKRLHSIHRAKKEHASLLEDFREFDRSRLDLEEVGGSYDQALLKERASLHRNSSQVDSVISQAQETLKSLVFQRSTFGGINSKLSNVGSHLPTVNNILSSIKKKKSMDTIILSLVASVCTFLILILIYWWTK